A segment of the Odoribacter splanchnicus DSM 20712 genome:
AAAGTTCGAAGCGTACATCGGTAAAGGATTCCGGGAGGCGTGTGAACATCTGAGGAAAATTGCCGGACAGGGTGCCGGAGTGATTGTCCGGATACCTGTTATTCCCGGTTTTAACGACGATAAGAAGAGTGTGCAGGAGACGATTCGTTTTTTACAGACGATGCCTGTTTTGAAAGAGGTGAATCTGCTCCCTTTCCACCGTACGGGGGCAGATAAATACAAACGGCTCGGTATGGATTGGGAAATGGGAGATCTTCCGGGCCTGAAAGAGGAAGACCTGAAAGATATCCGGGAAATGTTCAGGGAACAAGGCTTTCGGATATAACCTGTTAAAAAACTATAAATCAAAACCATACTTATTATGAAAATGACCGAACGAATCAGAAAACTGCGTGAGCAGAGTCTGAATGCTGAGAATCGGATCTCGGCGGAAAGAGCTTTACTGATTACTGAATTTTATCAATCGGGGATGGCCGATGCCGAACCGGTACCGGTTCAACGGGCTTTAGCGTTTAAATATATCCTGGAACATAAGTATATTTGTGTGAATGAGGGTGAATTGATTGTCGGCGAGCGGGGACCGGCCCCGAAGGCTACTCCGACTTATCCCGAAATCTGTATCCACTCGTTACAAGATCTCGAGATATTGAACGATCGCCCGAAAGTATCCTTTAAATCCGATGAAACTACCCGGGCTGCTTACCGGGATATCATTATTCCCTACTGGAAAGGGAAAAGTAATCGCGACCGGATATTTCAGAATTTGCCACAGGAGTGGAAAGAGGCTTATACTGCCGGTGTATTTACGGAATTTCAGGAACAAAGGGCGCCGGGACATACGGCTTTAGGGATAAAGATGTTTCGTACCGGGTTGTTGGATTTGAAAGAAGAAATAGCCGAAAGTCTGGCTAAGACCGACCTGGTAAACGATCCGGAAGGCGTGGATAAACGCGACGAGCTGAGGGCGATGGATATCGTTTGTGATGCAATGATCCGCTATGCCGAACGGTATGCCGAACGCCTGGAAGAGCTGGCGGCTGAAGAAAAAGACCCGGTGAGAAAGAAAGAGCTGGAGAAAATGGCTGCGATTTGTCGTCGGGTACCGGCTCATGCTCCGACAACCGTTCATGAGGCATTACAACATTATTGGTTTATCCATTTGGGTGTGGTTACCGAATTGAATCCCTGGGACTCTTTCAATCCCGGACGTTTGGATCAGAGCCTGTATCCGCTGTATAAAAAACAGCTGGAAGAGGGGACGGTCACTCAGGAAGAAGTATACGAAATGTTGCAGTCTTTCTGGGTGAAATTCAACAACCATCCTTCTCCGCCCAAAGTGGGGGTTACGGCTGAAGAAAGTAATACTTATACCGATTTTTGTCTGATCAATGTCGGAGGGGTGAAGGAAGACGGTAGCGACGGGGTGAACGAGATGTCGTATATCCTGCTGGATGTAATCCGGGAGATGCGTTTACTGCAACCCAGTTCGATGATTCAGGTCAGTAAGAAAAATCCGGACCGTTTTATCCGGGCTGCTGTCGAAATCATCAAAACCGGCTTCGGTCAACCGTCGGTGTTCAATACGGATGCTTTGGTACAGGAAATGTTGCGGGCGGGAAAAGATGTCCGCGATGCCCGGAACGGCGGGTGCTCGGGATGTGTGGAAACCGGGGCTTTCGGTACCGAAGCTTATATCCTTACCGGCTATTTTAATCTGCCGAAAATTCTGGAATTGACCCTGAACGACGGATTCGATAAGCGGACCGGCAAACAGATCGGTCTGAAAACCGGGACAGCTACAGATTATCGGACCTATGAGGAATTGTTTGCAGCCTATAAGGCACAGGTACAACATTTTATGCGGATCAAACTGACCGGTAACAATATCATCGAACGCATATTTATGAAATATATGCCGGTACCTTTCTTGTCCGTACTGATCGAAGATTGTATCCGGAACGGAAAAGATTATATGTGTGGTGGCGCCCGTTACAACAGTAGCTATGTGCAAGGGGTGGGCCTGGGTAGCATTACGGATATGCTGACCGCTTTACGCTATCATGTGTATGATAAAAAGACCATCGCGATGGAGACTATGGAGAAAGCTTTGGCGAACGATTTCAAAGGGTTCGAAGAGTTGCAGTATCAGTTGGTGTATCATACTCCGAAATACGGTAACGATGATGATTATGCCGACGAGCAGGAGGTACAGGTGTTCGATATGTACTATGATGTTTTGTCGGGACATAAATCTCCCCGGGGGGCGGACTATCGGGTAAATATGTTGCCTACTACCTGTCATGTTTATTTCGGTAAAGTGACCGGAGCTACTCCGGATGGACGGAATGCCTGGAAAGTGCTGTCGGAAGGCATCTCTCCGGTCCAGGGGGCCGATACGAACGGACCGACGGCAGTCATCCGTTCTGCCGCCAAAATCGATCATATCAAAACCGGCGGGACGTTACTGAATCAGAAATTTACTCCTTCGCTTCTTTCAACCGAAGAAGGATGTAATAATCTGGTACATCTGATCCGGGCTTATTTCCGGATGGACGGGCATCATATCCAGTTTAATGTGGTCGATGCCGATACGCTCCGGGAAGCTCAGAAACATCCCGAAGACTACAGGGATCTGATTGTCCGGGTTGCCGGATATAGTGATTATTTCAACGACCTGGGCGAAGATTTGCAGAACGAGATCATTTGTCGTACGGAACAAACGACATTTTAATACATTTTTAACGACTGGTGCTTTTTGAAGTAGTT
Coding sequences within it:
- the hypD gene encoding trans-4-hydroxy-L-proline dehydratase is translated as MKMTERIRKLREQSLNAENRISAERALLITEFYQSGMADAEPVPVQRALAFKYILEHKYICVNEGELIVGERGPAPKATPTYPEICIHSLQDLEILNDRPKVSFKSDETTRAAYRDIIIPYWKGKSNRDRIFQNLPQEWKEAYTAGVFTEFQEQRAPGHTALGIKMFRTGLLDLKEEIAESLAKTDLVNDPEGVDKRDELRAMDIVCDAMIRYAERYAERLEELAAEEKDPVRKKELEKMAAICRRVPAHAPTTVHEALQHYWFIHLGVVTELNPWDSFNPGRLDQSLYPLYKKQLEEGTVTQEEVYEMLQSFWVKFNNHPSPPKVGVTAEESNTYTDFCLINVGGVKEDGSDGVNEMSYILLDVIREMRLLQPSSMIQVSKKNPDRFIRAAVEIIKTGFGQPSVFNTDALVQEMLRAGKDVRDARNGGCSGCVETGAFGTEAYILTGYFNLPKILELTLNDGFDKRTGKQIGLKTGTATDYRTYEELFAAYKAQVQHFMRIKLTGNNIIERIFMKYMPVPFLSVLIEDCIRNGKDYMCGGARYNSSYVQGVGLGSITDMLTALRYHVYDKKTIAMETMEKALANDFKGFEELQYQLVYHTPKYGNDDDYADEQEVQVFDMYYDVLSGHKSPRGADYRVNMLPTTCHVYFGKVTGATPDGRNAWKVLSEGISPVQGADTNGPTAVIRSAAKIDHIKTGGTLLNQKFTPSLLSTEEGCNNLVHLIRAYFRMDGHHIQFNVVDADTLREAQKHPEDYRDLIVRVAGYSDYFNDLGEDLQNEIICRTEQTTF